ATATTTGGATCATGCCAATAGGATATTGTTAAAATATCATCATTATTATTGACAACAATTTTTTCAATTCTTTTAGTTTCGGGAATAATAAATTTTGTCCATAACAAACTATTAGGATAAATAATTGAAATAAATAAAATTGGTAAACCTATCAAACTAACACAATAATATTTTTTCATAAGATTTTCTATTTATCAACATAACGGCGGCGCAAACAACCCGTCCGCCCAAAACAACAATTTTATTAAATAACGAATGATTTATTTTAAAAGCAGTTTTTAACCTTGCGGGCAGGCATGTTTGGTTTTACAAAAAACTGCGACTCACTTTACATAATTGTACTTCACTTTAACAAAAAAATAAAACTTACTTTCAAACTTTCAGTTTACACACCAAACCAGAATTGAGCGAAGCGGTCGCGTTGATTTGTTGGTTATATGCAATTATTATAATCTTAAATTAATTATCTAAAAACGGATTAAAACTAAGAGTATAAATCATATAATCTATTAATATTGTAGTATCATTTTCAACTTGCCATATTTCAAAATACGAGCCATGATACGCCTTTGGAATTTTTGACCATTTAGTACTTTGTGACATTGCCCATGTTCCTTTTTCATATATTCTATCATCGCAGCTCCACATATCTTCAATTTTTGCATTAAACGAATGTATAACAACATTATCGTCAATATTTTTTTCGTACGCTTTTTTGATAGCTTTTTTACCTTCTAATTTCGGACCTAAAGGCGGAGCAATAACTGCATTATTAGTAAAGTATTTTAATTGAGTTTCATAATCATTTTCAATTACTGCTTTGTTGAGTTCTATAGTAATTTGTTCAATTCTCATATAAGATAGGGAATCATTAGTTTTTGTTTTTTGAGATGTGAGCTTTATTTCTTTTTGATTACAACAGCTTAGAAGCGTTAGTATTCCAGTTATAAGGAGAAAATACATTACCATATTCCTAGTAAATGATTTCATTTTAACCTCATTATTTATTATTACATCAATGTATTTAATCAATTGAAAATATATTGACGACAATAATTTTACAAAATATATCTCACTTTTGCGATAAGTTTATAAAATGACAGATTTTATAATGTTCTTTTTGCATATAACGGCGTGGCAAATAACCCGTCCGCCCAAAACAACAATTTTATTAAATAACGAATTTATATTTTTACAAAACAATGTTTAACTTTTTCTTACAAACATTGTTTTTAAACTTTCTGAATTGACTTCACTTTAACAAAAAACTTAAAATTACTTTCTAACTTTTATTTTGCACAAAACCCAAGCCGGAACGGCGGTCAAGTTGATTTGCTTGATATTTCCAATAAGTAAAATAATAAATATGTTAGTAATAACATTAACAACAATTGGAGGTATCAAATGTATTACACCGGAATCGATCTTCACAAATTTACTTCTTATCTAACAACTGTTGATTCATCCGGAAATATTATCAAACAGCAAAACATTAAGAACACAGATTATTATTTTGTTCAATATTTTTCTGATCTTGGAACTGAGAATTTAACAACTGTTGAATCCACTATGACTTGGTATTGGTTAGATGATTTACTCAATTCTCTAAATATACCATTAGTCCTTGCCCATGCTAAATATGTTAAAGCTATTGCTTATGCCAAAGTTAAAACCGATAAAGTTGATTCTCACACTCTTGCTCAACTCCTTCGTATGGATTACATTCCAGAAGCTTATAAAATTTCTATTCAAAACAGAACTCTCAGAGATGCTCTTAGAGCTAGATTAAAAATAGTTCAACGGCATACTTCTGTAACCAACTCTATGCATCTGCTTTTAGCTAAATTTAACTTCGATAATCCATCTCAGCTATTTGGTATCTCTAAATACCAATATCAACAATTAGCAAACTTAGAATCTTTACTCAATGATCAAATTCTTGATCTTGAAAAACAACTTTATCCAGCCTTAATTCCCAATGAAGACATTCAACGATTACTCTGGATTCCCGGTATTGGGAAGTTGAATGCTTTCAACATTGTTCTAGAAGTTGATGATATTAACCGGTTTGAATCTATTAACAACTTCTATTCTTACTGCCGTTTATCTCCTTCTGCTCGTAACTCTGCCGGCAAAGCTAAACAACGTTCCTCTAATGATGGGAACAAATATCTTAAGGTTGTTTTCTCTGATGCTGCTGTTCATGCTATTCAATATTACCCAGTAATAAGAAAATACAATAATTCTTTAATGAGAAAAAAAAATAAACAGATAGCTAAAACTATTATTGCCAAAGAAATTGCGAATATTGTTTTTCATGTACTTAAATACAAAACTAACTTTAATAATAAATTTAAGGGTAGAGATTTAGAACATACTAAATCTTTACAATGGCCACGAGTTGTAAGCCCCTACGCATAACTGATTACTGCTACACCGTAATCCTCGCGCTGGATTGGGAATCAACTCGTTTGCCTATTAAATATCTGAGATTGTTTCTTTTTATTTTGGAACACCTAACATTTTTTTTGTTAGTAAGCTCCTTAAGAGGTTTGGTTGCCATCTATTTGGTTAACCTTAAAAGATATTCTGGCATTGTTTGTTGTTTATTATTGTTTATCTAATTTATGCACCTATCGTGTACAACTTTTTTTAACAATTTATTTTTGTGATAAATTTTTATACCCTCTTAACTTTTTACTTATTTAAGAGGTTATGTGTTAATTACTTTTAATTTGATTAACTAAGTTTTCCACATCCAACAATTTATGACCTTCAAACACTGTTAAAATGTCAACAGAATTTTTCTTAATTAAATAAACTATCCTATAATTTTTGTGTAATATTTCCCTTATTTGACTTATTGATAATTCTGGAACTATCCTTCCTTTTTCTGGAAATTCAATTAAGTCTTCAACAAGTGAAATTAGTTTGTCAGTTAATTTAATTGCAGCATTAGGATTATCTTGAGAAATGAAATCTTCAATTTCTTGAAGATTAAGAAATGATTCTTTTGTCCAATTAATTTTCATTTTTATTTTACAACTCTGTGTTTTTTCAATCCATTTCTTATTTGATAAGTTGTCAAAACTTCTCCATTTTCTGAATCAGCAAGTCCTCTTGAAATTGAATCAATAAATAATTTTGTTTCCCTAAGTTCATCGAACTCTTTTGGTGAAACTAAAACACCAGCTGGTTTACCATTTTGAGTAATAATTAAAGAATTTTTACGAATTTGTAAATCCTTTAAATATTTTGCCAAACTAGATTTAAATTCTCCAACTGGAATTATGTCACTTGAAACTGATATATTTTTCATTTTATGCCTTTTTCTTTACCTAAATTTTAGCCCTAATTTAATGCTAAATTACGACTTAAACAATAACATTTTTTAACACATAACGGCGTGGCAAATAACCCGTCCGCCAAAAACAGCAATTTTGTTAAATAACGATTGATTAATTTTACAAAGCAGTTTTTAATTTTCCTTTGGCAAAAACTGCGTCTCACTTTTATAAATTATACTTCACTTTAACAAAAAACTGAAATTTACTTTCAAACTTTCTGTTTACAAACCATACCCAAATTAGCGAACTTGTCTGCCGTGGCAGAGCGGTCGGGTTGATTTGTTTGTTATGTGCTTTTTTATTAATTTATTTCATCATTATAATATCATTATATAATCTATATGTATAATATTCATTTTCAATGGGATCAAAAGAAAAATATTGAAAATATTAAGAAACATAAAATTTCTTTTGAAGAAGCTAAAACAGTTTTCTTTGATGAAAATGCTCGAGTTATTTCAGATCCAGAACATTCCATTGATGAAGATAGATTTATCATTTTAGGTTTTTCAACTAAACTCAATCTCCTAGTTGTAGTTCATACTTATAGAGAAAATGATGAAATTATTAGAATTATTTCTG
The nucleotide sequence above comes from Ignavibacteriota bacterium. Encoded proteins:
- a CDS encoding BrnT family toxin, producing MYNIHFQWDQKKNIENIKKHKISFEEAKTVFFDENARVISDPEHSIDEDRFIILGFSTKLNLLVVVHTYRENDEIIRIISARKATKTESKYYQEVK
- a CDS encoding type II toxin-antitoxin system Phd/YefM family antitoxin is translated as MKNISVSSDIIPVGEFKSSLAKYLKDLQIRKNSLIITQNGKPAGVLVSPKEFDELRETKLFIDSISRGLADSENGEVLTTYQIRNGLKKHRVVK
- a CDS encoding IS110 family transposase, with amino-acid sequence MYYTGIDLHKFTSYLTTVDSSGNIIKQQNIKNTDYYFVQYFSDLGTENLTTVESTMTWYWLDDLLNSLNIPLVLAHAKYVKAIAYAKVKTDKVDSHTLAQLLRMDYIPEAYKISIQNRTLRDALRARLKIVQRHTSVTNSMHLLLAKFNFDNPSQLFGISKYQYQQLANLESLLNDQILDLEKQLYPALIPNEDIQRLLWIPGIGKLNAFNIVLEVDDINRFESINNFYSYCRLSPSARNSAGKAKQRSSNDGNKYLKVVFSDAAVHAIQYYPVIRKYNNSLMRKKNKQIAKTIIAKEIANIVFHVLKYKTNFNNKFKGRDLEHTKSLQWPRVVSPYA
- a CDS encoding type II toxin-antitoxin system RelE/ParE family toxin — translated: MKINWTKESFLNLQEIEDFISQDNPNAAIKLTDKLISLVEDLIEFPEKGRIVPELSISQIREILHKNYRIVYLIKKNSVDILTVFEGHKLLDVENLVNQIKSN